A genomic segment from Ramlibacter agri encodes:
- a CDS encoding M55 family metallopeptidase, whose protein sequence is MKVLISTDIEGVAGVFSHQQTRSGNPEYERARLLMTHEANAAIAGAFDAGAEEVLVNDSHGDYRNMPAELLDPRAQYVAGKPRYLGMMGGLEAGATAVCMVGYHSRAQGRGILAHTINSFAFARVSFNGQEMGEAGIYGALAGERGAAVVMASGDDVFIEEHRPLFPQAVFVQTKRATGQTSGISLSPEQSCADIRAGVAQALANRNGAQPLRLQLPLAVRIQTQTPALADLFCQWPTLQRLAGDEIGFEAPSVEFALRMINCLSAMSSLLR, encoded by the coding sequence ATGAAAGTCCTGATCTCCACCGACATCGAAGGCGTCGCCGGCGTCTTCAGCCACCAGCAGACGCGCTCCGGCAACCCGGAGTACGAGCGCGCCCGCCTGCTGATGACGCACGAGGCAAACGCCGCCATCGCCGGCGCCTTCGACGCCGGCGCCGAGGAAGTGCTGGTCAACGACTCGCACGGCGACTACCGCAACATGCCGGCCGAACTGCTGGACCCGCGGGCGCAGTACGTGGCCGGCAAGCCGCGCTATCTGGGCATGATGGGCGGCCTGGAAGCCGGCGCCACGGCCGTCTGCATGGTCGGCTACCACTCGCGCGCGCAGGGCCGAGGCATCCTGGCGCACACCATCAACAGCTTCGCCTTTGCCCGCGTGTCCTTCAACGGCCAGGAAATGGGCGAGGCCGGCATCTACGGCGCCCTGGCCGGCGAGCGCGGCGCGGCCGTGGTCATGGCCAGCGGTGACGACGTCTTCATCGAGGAACACCGGCCGCTGTTTCCGCAGGCCGTGTTCGTGCAGACCAAGCGCGCGACCGGCCAGACCAGCGGCATCAGCCTGTCGCCCGAGCAGTCCTGCGCCGACATTCGCGCTGGCGTGGCCCAGGCGCTGGCGAACCGGAATGGTGCGCAGCCGCTGAGGCTGCAGCTGCCGCTGGCCGTGCGCATCCAGACCCAGACGCCGGCGCTGGCCGACCTGTTCTGCCAGTGGCCGACCCTGCAGAGGCTGGCCGGCGACGAGATCGGCTTCGAGGCGCCAAGCGTGGAATTTGCCCTGCGGATGATCAACTGCCTGTCCGCGATGTCCTCGCTCCTGAGGTAA
- a CDS encoding MFS transporter produces MSTAAPSFAALRIRGFQAHCGTYLLAMMADNIEHVISYWMVFQEFHSPALGGFAVVSHWLPFLLFSVPAGALADRFDPRRIIQCGMGLFILASLGWAWFFITDSLQLWEAMALLVIHGCAGVLWQGASQMLLHDIVPQQSLGSGVRLMATARTLGVLVGPAVGGAIMLTLGPRYGLLLNALFYLPAVLWLWKAPYGPKFRAAPAAPPRPVRGFADISRTITEVRSQRLLAAMILLAGCASFFVGNSYQAQMPGFAQDLGHGDPGATYSMLLAADAAGALVAGLLLESRGGLLSTTPRTALVMAMLWCVALAGFAATSAYPMALALLFAAGVCELAFSSIAMTLVQVHAPEASRGRVIGLYNMSALGLRAFAGITVGLGGSAIGIHHSLVASAIVLLLALGFLGYWVRRRG; encoded by the coding sequence ATGTCCACTGCCGCCCCTTCCTTTGCCGCCCTTCGCATCCGCGGCTTCCAGGCCCACTGCGGTACCTACCTGCTGGCGATGATGGCCGACAACATCGAGCACGTCATCAGCTACTGGATGGTGTTCCAGGAGTTCCATTCGCCCGCGCTCGGCGGCTTCGCGGTGGTCTCGCACTGGCTGCCCTTCCTGCTGTTCTCGGTGCCCGCCGGCGCGCTGGCCGACCGCTTCGACCCGCGCCGCATCATCCAGTGCGGCATGGGCCTGTTCATCCTGGCCTCGCTGGGCTGGGCCTGGTTCTTCATCACCGACTCGCTGCAGCTGTGGGAGGCGATGGCGCTGCTGGTCATCCACGGCTGCGCCGGCGTGCTGTGGCAGGGCGCCAGCCAGATGCTGCTGCACGACATCGTGCCGCAGCAGTCGCTGGGCAGCGGCGTGCGGCTGATGGCGACCGCGCGCACGCTGGGCGTGCTGGTCGGGCCGGCCGTCGGCGGCGCGATCATGCTCACGCTGGGGCCGCGCTACGGCCTGCTGCTGAACGCGCTGTTCTACCTGCCCGCCGTGCTGTGGCTGTGGAAAGCGCCCTATGGCCCGAAATTCCGCGCGGCGCCGGCGGCACCGCCGCGGCCGGTGCGCGGCTTCGCGGACATCTCCCGCACGATCACTGAAGTGCGCTCCCAGCGGCTGCTGGCGGCCATGATCCTGCTGGCCGGCTGCGCGTCCTTCTTCGTGGGCAACAGCTACCAGGCCCAGATGCCGGGCTTCGCGCAGGACCTCGGGCATGGAGACCCCGGCGCCACCTACAGCATGCTGCTGGCGGCGGATGCGGCCGGCGCGCTGGTGGCGGGCCTGCTGCTGGAAAGCCGCGGCGGCCTTTTGTCCACGACGCCGCGCACGGCATTGGTCATGGCCATGCTGTGGTGCGTGGCGCTGGCCGGCTTCGCGGCCACGAGCGCCTACCCGATGGCGCTGGCGCTGCTGTTCGCCGCCGGCGTGTGCGAGCTGGCCTTCAGCAGCATCGCGATGACGCTGGTGCAGGTGCACGCGCCGGAGGCTTCGCGCGGGCGCGTGATCGGCCTGTACAACATGTCGGCCCTCGGCCTGCGAGCCTTCGCCGGCATCACCGTGGGCCTGGGCGGCAGCGCCATCGGCATCCACCATTCGCTGGTCGCGTCGGCGATCGTGCTTTTGTTGGCGCTGGGCTTCTTAGGGTATTGGGTGCGGCGGCGGGGCTGA
- a CDS encoding redoxin domain-containing protein: MIVLHEDRETALPGATADGDSLWLDAAQVAQATGWTWKPEGLCHGDTCVPLPPARRGTIVRDGRLDLAAMWGYSGQPVLHDAASQVWVLGTGAQQRSAALGSLQAPDFALPDLDGRMHTLAEQRGRKVFLATWASWUGCRLDLPVWQSMARELASYPFTVLAIALDEADAARPWIDAAAPSYPCLIDRDHLLADLYNLVNVPQAVWIDETGRIVRPAETAGSTDAFRAMNRQTGAVAPDVLAERERTKRDYLQAVRDWVRTGQHALPAMEAASSLQLPGDGIAWAHAHFRLGQFLRRQGHDEEARAHLERATELHPDSWAMWRQSAQKNERGLAAGPEFWARVDALGERPYYPAAKIVGPRED, translated from the coding sequence ATGATCGTCCTCCACGAAGACCGCGAGACCGCCCTCCCCGGCGCCACCGCGGACGGCGACTCGCTCTGGCTGGATGCCGCCCAGGTCGCGCAAGCCACCGGCTGGACCTGGAAGCCCGAAGGCCTGTGCCACGGCGACACCTGCGTGCCGCTGCCGCCGGCACGGCGCGGCACCATCGTCCGCGATGGCCGCCTGGACCTCGCCGCGATGTGGGGCTACAGCGGCCAGCCCGTGCTGCACGACGCCGCTTCGCAGGTGTGGGTGCTGGGGACCGGCGCGCAGCAGCGCAGCGCCGCTCTCGGCAGCCTGCAAGCGCCGGACTTCGCCCTGCCCGACCTGGACGGGCGCATGCACACGCTGGCGGAACAGCGCGGGCGCAAGGTCTTCCTGGCCACCTGGGCGAGTTGGTGAGGCTGCCGTCTGGACTTGCCCGTGTGGCAGTCGATGGCCCGGGAACTCGCAAGCTACCCCTTCACGGTCCTGGCGATCGCCCTGGACGAAGCCGATGCCGCGCGGCCGTGGATAGACGCGGCGGCACCGAGCTATCCGTGCCTGATCGACCGCGACCATCTCCTGGCCGACCTCTACAACCTGGTCAACGTGCCGCAGGCGGTGTGGATCGATGAAACGGGCCGCATCGTGCGGCCGGCGGAGACCGCGGGATCGACCGACGCCTTCCGCGCGATGAACCGCCAGACCGGCGCGGTGGCGCCGGACGTCCTCGCCGAGAGGGAGCGCACCAAGCGCGACTACCTGCAGGCGGTTCGCGACTGGGTGCGCACCGGCCAGCACGCGCTGCCCGCAATGGAAGCCGCAAGTTCCCTGCAGCTTCCCGGTGACGGGATTGCATGGGCCCACGCCCACTTCCGCCTGGGCCAATTCCTGCGGCGCCAGGGACACGATGAGGAGGCCCGCGCTCACTTGGAGCGCGCCACCGAGTTGCATCCCGATTCCTGGGCGATGTGGCGCCAGTCCGCGCAGAAGAACGAACGCGGCCTCGCCGCCGGCCCGGAGTTCTGGGCACGCGTCGATGCGCTGGGCGAGCGGCCCTATTACCCGGCCGCGAAGATCGTCGGACCGCGCGAAGACTGA
- a CDS encoding ArsR/SmtB family transcription factor: MEEAAVVKALAALAQPVRLQVFRALVIAGPRGMVPSTMAEGLGIAPSSLSFHLKELVHAGLVTQERSSRNLIYRAAFDQMNAVLGYLTQNCCEGAACEVQADGAACQC, from the coding sequence ATGGAAGAAGCCGCTGTCGTCAAGGCCCTGGCCGCGCTCGCGCAACCGGTGCGCCTGCAGGTGTTTCGCGCCCTGGTGATCGCCGGGCCGCGCGGCATGGTTCCGTCGACCATGGCCGAAGGTTTGGGGATCGCGCCGAGCTCGCTGTCGTTCCACCTGAAGGAGCTGGTCCATGCGGGCCTGGTGACGCAGGAGCGTTCCAGCCGCAACCTGATCTACCGCGCGGCCTTCGACCAGATGAATGCCGTGCTCGGCTACCTCACGCAGAACTGCTGCGAGGGCGCGGCCTGCGAAGTGCAGGCGGACGGCGCCGCCTGCCAGTGTTGA
- a CDS encoding ArsI/CadI family heavy metal resistance metalloenzyme, translating into MKRFHVHTHVADLQASIAFYSKLFGAEPTRIEADYAKWMLEDPRINFAISTRGSQPGIDHLGFQADSEEELAEMKARAEAADLALHDVGATTCCYAKSDKHWITDPQGIAWEHFHTLGDIPVFSQREANAEAPAACCPPRGKPVGIPVKSGDSCC; encoded by the coding sequence ATGAAGCGTTTCCACGTCCACACCCACGTTGCCGACCTGCAGGCGAGCATCGCCTTTTATTCGAAGCTGTTCGGCGCCGAACCCACCCGCATCGAGGCCGACTACGCCAAGTGGATGCTGGAGGACCCGCGCATCAACTTCGCCATTTCCACCCGCGGTAGCCAGCCGGGCATCGACCACCTGGGCTTCCAGGCGGACAGCGAGGAGGAACTCGCTGAGATGAAGGCGCGCGCCGAGGCGGCGGACCTCGCGCTGCATGACGTCGGCGCGACGACCTGCTGCTATGCGAAGAGCGACAAGCACTGGATCACCGATCCGCAAGGCATCGCCTGGGAACATTTCCATACGCTGGGAGACATTCCGGTCTTCAGCCAGCGCGAAGCGAACGCAGAGGCGCCCGCCGCCTGCTGTCCCCCGCGCGGCAAGCCGGTCGGCATTCCGGTGAAGTCCGGCGATTCCTGCTGCTGA
- a CDS encoding arsenate reductase ArsC — translation MSTNILVLCTHNSARSVLSEGMLNHWAGALGRDVHAYSAGSAPSGRVNPYALEALSNAGVRTEALRSKSWDEFVGEGVPRMRVVITVCDSAAAEQCPYWPGSPVQVHWGYADPSNAAEPEKGKAFELTRQAIAYRMLQLVQLPFERLSDADLQAALEKISRT, via the coding sequence ATGAGCACCAACATCCTGGTCCTCTGCACGCACAACTCCGCGCGCAGCGTGCTGTCGGAGGGCATGCTGAACCACTGGGCTGGCGCGCTGGGGCGGGACGTCCACGCCTACAGCGCGGGCAGCGCGCCCAGCGGCCGCGTCAACCCGTACGCGCTGGAGGCGCTGTCGAACGCGGGCGTGCGGACCGAAGCATTGCGCAGCAAGAGCTGGGACGAATTCGTCGGGGAGGGCGTCCCGCGGATGCGCGTTGTCATCACGGTCTGCGACAGCGCCGCGGCGGAGCAATGTCCGTATTGGCCGGGCAGCCCGGTCCAGGTGCACTGGGGCTATGCGGATCCCTCGAATGCCGCTGAGCCCGAGAAGGGCAAGGCCTTCGAGTTGACGCGACAGGCCATTGCGTATCGGATGCTGCAACTGGTGCAACTGCCCTTCGAGCGCCTGAGCGATGCCGACCTGCAGGCCGCGCTCGAGAAGATCTCCAGGACCTGA
- a CDS encoding aquaporin: MPSTLRQKLLSELLGTALLLAVVIGSGIMAERLSGGNVAMALLANTLATVGGLYVLIELFGPIGGAHFNPAVSLTMAFRGNLPWRLLAPYVACQLLGALLGAWLAHAMFDVAILQFSSKARTGQGQWIAEAVATFGLLLVVLRAPASRVAAMVAAYIGAAYWFTASTSFANPAAAFGRMFSDSFAGIAPASVPGFVLAELAGAACAVAVHRMLGAAGDATSPQEAVPARLADKA; encoded by the coding sequence ATGCCCTCCACGCTGCGACAGAAGCTGCTGTCCGAGCTCCTGGGCACCGCCTTGCTGCTCGCCGTGGTGATCGGGTCCGGGATCATGGCGGAGCGGCTCAGCGGCGGCAACGTCGCCATGGCGCTGCTGGCGAACACGTTGGCCACCGTCGGCGGCCTGTACGTCCTGATCGAGCTGTTCGGCCCCATCGGTGGCGCCCACTTCAATCCGGCCGTTTCCCTGACGATGGCCTTCCGCGGCAACCTGCCGTGGCGACTGCTCGCGCCCTACGTCGCCTGCCAGCTCCTCGGCGCGCTGCTGGGCGCCTGGCTCGCCCATGCCATGTTCGACGTGGCGATCCTGCAGTTTTCCAGCAAGGCGCGCACCGGCCAGGGACAGTGGATCGCGGAAGCAGTGGCAACCTTCGGGCTGCTGCTCGTCGTGCTGCGGGCACCGGCATCGCGGGTCGCTGCAATGGTCGCCGCCTATATCGGTGCAGCCTATTGGTTTACCGCTTCCACGTCGTTCGCCAATCCGGCAGCGGCGTTCGGCCGGATGTTCAGCGACAGCTTCGCCGGCATTGCGCCGGCCAGCGTGCCGGGCTTCGTGCTGGCCGAACTCGCGGGGGCGGCCTGCGCGGTGGCCGTGCACCGGATGCTCGGGGCCGCCGGGGACGCCACCAGCCCTCAGGAAGCTGTTCCGGCCCGGTTGGCCGATAAAGCCTGA
- a CDS encoding RNA polymerase sigma-70 factor: MSIPDQPIAEPFAALRPRLFGIAYRMLGVRADAEDVLQDAWLRWNAADHAALQSAEAWLVTVVTRLSIDRLRAAKAEREAYVGWWLPEPIVELDERTPETAAELASDLSVAFLHLLERLAPEERAAFLLRQVFDYDYDEIAAIMDKTEPALRQMVHRAGERVRAERPRFEVPRETHTKLLARFMQAAQSGQRDAIRALLAENAEAIGDGGGKVPSVAGGMHGADRVTNLYWALSLKYGERIAYRLATINGEPGLLRYVDGQLESAQALVTDGERIVSIYVVRNPDKLASIAPGILSLAG, encoded by the coding sequence ATGTCCATCCCAGACCAGCCAATCGCCGAACCTTTCGCCGCCCTGCGTCCGCGCCTGTTCGGCATCGCCTACCGCATGCTTGGCGTGCGCGCCGATGCCGAGGACGTGCTGCAGGACGCCTGGCTGCGCTGGAACGCGGCGGATCACGCGGCGCTGCAGTCCGCCGAAGCCTGGCTGGTGACCGTGGTCACGCGGCTGTCGATCGATCGCCTGCGCGCGGCCAAGGCAGAGCGCGAAGCCTATGTCGGCTGGTGGCTGCCGGAGCCGATCGTGGAACTGGACGAGCGCACGCCGGAGACGGCGGCCGAACTGGCCAGCGACCTGTCCGTCGCCTTCCTGCACCTGCTGGAGCGGCTGGCGCCGGAGGAGCGCGCCGCCTTCCTGCTGCGGCAGGTGTTCGACTACGACTACGACGAGATCGCCGCGATCATGGACAAGACCGAGCCGGCCTTGCGCCAGATGGTGCATCGCGCAGGCGAGCGCGTGCGCGCGGAGCGGCCGCGCTTCGAGGTGCCGCGCGAGACGCACACGAAGCTGCTGGCGCGCTTCATGCAGGCCGCGCAGAGCGGCCAGCGCGACGCGATCCGGGCGCTGCTGGCCGAGAACGCGGAAGCCATCGGCGACGGCGGCGGCAAGGTCCCCAGCGTAGCGGGCGGCATGCATGGCGCCGACCGTGTGACCAATCTCTATTGGGCGCTGTCGCTGAAGTACGGCGAGCGCATCGCCTACCGCCTGGCCACCATCAATGGCGAGCCCGGCCTGCTGCGCTACGTCGATGGCCAACTGGAGTCGGCCCAGGCGCTGGTGACCGATGGCGAGCGCATCGTTTCCATCTACGTGGTCCGCAACCCGGACAAGTTGGCAAGCATTGCGCCGGGGATTCTTTCGCTCGCGGGCTGA
- a CDS encoding carboxymuconolactone decarboxylase family protein, with the protein MSHDPRLNYHALAPKSARALSQFSFAAGGPDKKLKELVNLRVSQINGCAFCIDMHWADLLKMGMEARHVNAVAGWREAGRFFSEREQAALNWAEAVNAVPQRSPSDEDFAAMQEHFSDEEIAELTFSVGAIRAWNMLNASFRMPVPEVPYTAG; encoded by the coding sequence ATGAGCCACGATCCCCGCCTGAACTACCACGCGCTCGCCCCCAAGTCGGCCCGCGCGCTCAGCCAGTTCTCGTTCGCCGCCGGCGGGCCGGACAAGAAGCTGAAGGAACTCGTCAACCTGCGCGTGTCGCAGATCAACGGCTGCGCCTTCTGCATCGACATGCACTGGGCCGACCTGCTGAAGATGGGCATGGAGGCGCGCCACGTGAACGCGGTCGCCGGCTGGCGCGAAGCGGGCCGCTTCTTCAGCGAGCGCGAACAGGCCGCGCTGAACTGGGCCGAGGCCGTCAACGCGGTGCCGCAGCGCAGCCCGAGCGACGAGGACTTCGCCGCCATGCAGGAGCATTTCAGCGACGAGGAAATCGCCGAACTGACCTTCTCGGTCGGCGCGATCCGCGCGTGGAACATGCTGAACGCCAGCTTCCGCATGCCGGTGCCGGAAGTGCCGTACACGGCGGGTTAA
- a CDS encoding nucleotidyltransferase family protein encodes MIDTQRFVSDILHNPHNRAILEAWPQLGLPDGWLVAGCLFQTVWNLQAGREPGSGIKDYDIFYFDPSDLSAEAEEAVQKRVDAVLGPLGVPVEVKNQARVHLWYEEFFGFPYPKLGNARDGIDRFLIPSTCVGVQPGAEGHRVYVPNGLEILYAGELAPNPLVLHLPLFRAKAASYRSRWDWLQVRE; translated from the coding sequence GTGATCGACACGCAGCGCTTCGTCTCCGACATCCTCCACAACCCGCACAACCGCGCCATCCTGGAGGCCTGGCCGCAGCTGGGCCTGCCGGATGGCTGGCTGGTGGCCGGCTGCCTGTTCCAGACCGTGTGGAACCTGCAGGCCGGCCGCGAACCCGGATCGGGCATCAAGGACTACGACATCTTCTACTTCGACCCGTCCGACCTGTCGGCGGAAGCGGAGGAGGCGGTGCAAAAGCGCGTGGATGCCGTGCTGGGTCCGCTGGGCGTGCCGGTGGAAGTGAAGAACCAGGCGCGCGTGCATCTCTGGTACGAGGAATTCTTCGGCTTTCCGTATCCGAAGCTGGGTAACGCGCGAGACGGCATCGACCGCTTCCTGATTCCGTCCACCTGCGTCGGCGTGCAGCCGGGCGCGGAGGGGCATCGCGTGTATGTCCCGAACGGGCTGGAGATCCTGTATGCCGGCGAGCTCGCGCCCAATCCGCTGGTCTTGCACCTGCCTCTGTTCCGCGCCAAGGCGGCGTCGTACCGCAGCCGCTGGGACTGGCTGCAGGTGCGCGAGTGA
- a CDS encoding phospholipase D-like domain-containing protein has product MTFHLGSQQLLTLHTAVVLLSLVTYAGISLARRQRRHPSAAIGWVLLLALAPYVGLPLFLMFGSRKTARARRQPRVAMHDIIRTMQGPGGRMRALALGLGLPPAVRCDDPVIHQDGAAALQRLKAVLLSARRTLDVSTFLLGRDALGAEMVALLAQRAREGVRVRFMIDGIGRYLGGIPDLRPLRAAGIEVALFVRPWSSPLRGRVNLRNHRKMAIADGDWLWTGGRNLAAEYFTGGDAAPWTDLTFDLRGPVAVQAREQFERDWAVALKTAPPTTPALTPAPVEATDAPLAQLLPSGPDQADDTLYELLMDACFNAGDRIIAITPYFVPDPALLMALGLAARRGVTVDLLLPRRSNHRLADLARPPAVRDLLECGARVWLVPGMVHAKLFVVDETVALCGSLNLDSRSLFLNYEMMVAFYDAAVIARFTAWADGVRAGAKLLQPRQVSALREVGEGLLRWLTFQL; this is encoded by the coding sequence ATGACCTTCCACCTCGGCTCGCAGCAGCTGCTGACCCTGCACACGGCGGTGGTGCTGCTGTCGCTCGTCACCTATGCCGGCATCTCGCTGGCGCGGCGCCAGCGCCGGCATCCGTCAGCGGCCATCGGCTGGGTGCTGCTGCTGGCGCTCGCGCCCTACGTGGGCTTGCCGCTGTTCCTGATGTTCGGTTCGCGCAAGACCGCGCGCGCCCGCCGCCAGCCGCGGGTGGCCATGCACGACATCATCCGGACGATGCAGGGCCCGGGCGGCCGCATGCGGGCGCTGGCACTGGGCCTCGGCCTGCCGCCCGCGGTGCGCTGTGACGACCCGGTGATCCACCAGGATGGCGCCGCCGCGCTGCAGCGCCTGAAGGCCGTTCTGCTGTCGGCGCGGCGCACCCTGGACGTCAGCACCTTCCTGCTCGGACGCGATGCGCTCGGCGCCGAGATGGTGGCGCTACTTGCGCAGCGGGCCCGCGAAGGCGTGCGCGTGCGCTTCATGATCGACGGCATCGGCCGCTACCTCGGGGGCATCCCGGACCTGCGGCCGCTGCGCGCCGCGGGCATCGAGGTCGCCCTGTTCGTGCGGCCGTGGTCCTCGCCTCTGCGCGGCCGCGTCAACCTGCGCAACCACCGCAAGATGGCCATCGCCGATGGCGACTGGCTGTGGACCGGCGGCCGCAACCTGGCGGCCGAATACTTCACCGGCGGCGACGCGGCGCCCTGGACGGACCTCACCTTCGACCTGCGAGGCCCGGTCGCCGTGCAGGCGCGCGAGCAGTTCGAACGCGACTGGGCGGTAGCGCTCAAGACCGCGCCGCCGACTACGCCTGCGTTGACACCGGCGCCGGTCGAAGCGACGGATGCGCCGCTGGCGCAGCTGCTCCCCAGCGGCCCGGACCAGGCCGACGACACACTGTACGAGCTGCTGATGGACGCCTGCTTCAACGCCGGCGACCGCATCATCGCCATCACGCCCTACTTCGTGCCCGACCCGGCCCTGCTGATGGCCCTGGGGCTGGCGGCCCGGCGCGGCGTCACCGTGGACCTGCTGCTGCCGCGCCGCTCGAACCACCGCCTGGCCGACCTCGCCCGGCCGCCGGCCGTGCGCGACCTGCTGGAATGCGGCGCGCGCGTATGGCTGGTGCCGGGCATGGTGCATGCCAAGCTGTTCGTAGTCGACGAAACGGTCGCGCTATGCGGCTCGCTGAACCTGGACTCGCGCAGCCTGTTCCTGAACTACGAAATGATGGTGGCCTTCTACGACGCCGCCGTCATCGCGCGCTTCACGGCCTGGGCCGACGGCGTGCGCGCCGGCGCCAAGCTGCTGCAGCCACGGCAGGTGAGCGCGCTGCGCGAAGTGGGCGAAGGCCTGCTGCGCTGGTTGACCTTCCAGCTGTAG